A part of Citrifermentans bremense genomic DNA contains:
- the larA gene encoding nickel-dependent lactate racemase, whose product MYHNSMLDLKCGDQTYPLQISADRVLSVLRPRPFIPQGTPSQLIEKAINGCEQTLSAFRPGEKVVIVTSDVTRPTGSEVYLPLLVSRLSQAGIRDRDIEIVIALGIHRKQTEAEQRKIVGSVYDRVKVSDHDCDDPGALVYLGDTSRGVPVEINRRVAEADRLILTGAITFHYFAGFGGGRKSMLPGVSSRRSCMASHFALLNPEEGSGRHPKAVTGNLDGNPVHEAMLEACGKRPPELILNTVLGPDKKIVAAFAGNWRDAHLAGCRFYADAFSAQVDELADLVLVSCGGFPKDINLIQAHKSMEYASRALKPGGVMVLLAECRDGYGNATFFNWFGYPTCGELESALRKRYEINGQTAWSVKEKAERFRVVLVSRLPGEEVRTMGMTPAGTLEEALGIALPMLPENYRAYVIPEGGNVLPVYRPA is encoded by the coding sequence ATGTATCATAACTCGATGCTCGATCTTAAATGCGGCGATCAAACTTACCCTCTGCAGATCTCTGCCGACCGTGTTCTTTCGGTGCTGCGCCCTCGTCCCTTCATCCCGCAGGGTACGCCGTCCCAACTGATAGAGAAAGCAATCAACGGCTGCGAGCAGACCCTTTCCGCTTTCAGACCAGGCGAAAAGGTCGTCATCGTGACCTCCGACGTCACCAGGCCGACCGGGAGCGAGGTCTACCTCCCCCTGCTGGTGTCCCGGCTGAGCCAGGCGGGAATCCGGGACCGCGACATAGAGATAGTCATCGCCTTGGGGATACACCGCAAGCAGACCGAGGCTGAGCAGAGAAAGATCGTCGGCAGCGTGTACGACCGGGTCAAGGTCAGCGACCACGACTGCGACGACCCGGGTGCGCTAGTGTACCTGGGGGATACCTCCCGCGGGGTACCCGTCGAGATCAACCGGCGCGTCGCCGAGGCGGACCGGCTCATCCTCACCGGCGCCATCACCTTTCACTACTTCGCCGGCTTTGGCGGCGGGAGAAAGAGCATGCTTCCCGGCGTCTCCAGCCGGCGCAGTTGCATGGCAAGCCACTTTGCACTCCTCAACCCCGAGGAGGGAAGCGGCAGACATCCCAAGGCGGTCACCGGGAACCTCGACGGCAACCCGGTGCACGAGGCGATGCTTGAGGCCTGCGGCAAGCGCCCCCCCGAACTCATCCTGAACACCGTGCTCGGCCCGGACAAGAAAATCGTCGCCGCCTTCGCCGGAAACTGGCGCGACGCCCACCTGGCTGGGTGCCGCTTTTACGCCGACGCCTTCTCGGCGCAGGTCGATGAGCTCGCCGACCTGGTGCTGGTGTCCTGCGGCGGCTTCCCCAAGGACATCAACCTGATCCAGGCGCACAAATCGATGGAGTACGCAAGCCGAGCCCTGAAGCCGGGAGGGGTCATGGTGCTTCTTGCCGAGTGCCGCGACGGCTACGGCAACGCCACCTTCTTCAACTGGTTCGGCTACCCCACCTGCGGCGAGCTGGAGTCGGCACTGAGAAAACGCTACGAGATCAACGGACAGACGGCCTGGTCGGTGAAGGAGAAGGCGGAGCGCTTCCGGGTGGTGCTGGTATCCCGGCTCCCCGGGGAAGAGGTGAGGACCATGGGGATGACCCCGGCGGGTACGCTGGAAGAGGCGCTGGGCATCGCGCTCCCGATGCTCCCCGAAAACTATCGCGCCTACGTGATACCCGAGGGGGGTAACGTGCTGCCGGTGTACCGCCCGGCCTGA